Genomic segment of Sebastes umbrosus isolate fSebUmb1 chromosome 19, fSebUmb1.pri, whole genome shotgun sequence:
CATGGTGGGATTGTTATCAGAAAGTAGTGTGCATGTGTAGCACCATGGACACTACAGTGTCTCAGTTCCATATTAActctatacagtatgtacagtaggctcgttcgagatgagccaggcctgcgcagatTCGATCACCGCCGATCGCCGCACAATGCATGCTGGTTacatttgtgtccgacttgctCCGACTTCACGCACATGTAggctgtagaatatgatgtgtaggccaggacatctccgCAAcgccacaatatttaattttaactGCTATTTTATGCATAGAtctcacctttaacaaataccGCACctcctgtgatttgaaaattgcagtaggccatattgcgatgtCGATACAATTTTGATTAATGGTGCAGCCCTGGTCCAATGTGCTCTAGGCACTCTGGATTTTTGATGGGTACCGTGTTTCTCCCCCCCGACCCACCGGAAATCCCCCGTCAGAAACTCACGTGCACGCACACTTTGACTCCCAAAACATactcaataaaatctattctaaGGCAAATTATATCACTGGTACAGatgatgtaatgtaaaaacCATTACCAAGTCGAaaatatgtgattttatttttaatgatttcttttatttttttctcacaacCATCTGGTGACCCCCGGAAATTATCTTGCAACCACCAGGTTGAGAATCACTGACATGGGCAACGATAACGTCACGAGATCGAGGCAGAGTTTTTAGAGCCGGGCGCCACCGCTGCTCTCCATCAACTGAGTGTCCCTTTCTGCTAACAATTAATGTTCATACCTCAGATTTTGGACATTCAAATAAACAGTAACCTACTTTAGGTGTTTTATAGAAGATATAGAGTAAATTACTGTGTGTCTAATAAGTAAggagtagtgaatgagtgaaagAGGGGAATGACTTCGAACACAATCGAGGACAAGTCAATGGAACAGAGCCAGCGTCACATTCAGTGTCTTTCCTGCTATCACCTGCCAAGCTGTCATGAAAAACACCTATAATAAACAGGTATAAAACGTCTAATGACACTTAACCCTCCTGACCTTTAAAATCATCCAGTGATGACAAATTGTGCTTCTAGGTACCCCGCCTCAGATGGGATATTTGCAGagtaatatatacaatatttcgACATGTCAGTAGGACAATAAGGTTctgtttcagggtcctggtattgtgcttACTGGTTCATTATCACGCTGTCATGGCTTACACCTGAAAAGAACGTAACTCATTTCAATGTTCTTGCACCTGTTAGGTTGGGGGTTACGTACACCTGCACCACGGACTATGATGACTCTCAAAACTAGTCTTTCTAGTCATCGTTGATTCTGCAGACACTCACCTCTGGCCTCTGGTGGTGCTGTGGTGGTGATGCTGGTGCTGGTGGCATGGGAGACAGTTGAAGCCTCCCCGCAGCTTTCAGCGACCCTCTGGCCTGCACACATGGCCTTCAGGGTCTGGAAGACTGCTTGAGGAGCCACATTCATCTTCAACAGGTCCACTATGATCCTGTGGAGGGGCACATGAAGAAAAGGGCAGATGTGAAATCAGAGGTTTCTACCTGACGACAATggagtagaagcgctgctgggtctctgtggtaatcacatacaggtgctctttggatcaTTCAGGTGTATTGGGCTAATTCTTGTGAaaggctcattgcatgggtggaataaagtacaaaatgcaagtctccctcaaaaataatccaaggcacactgtagtgtttgaacaaaattaaaatgcctttattttacatggcaataattgtttaaaatgaccaacgcgttgcgaccaacataggtcttcatcagggtcactgtGAGCTTTCAGCAGTAGCTTGCAcacctatattgtgatataatcAGTAGAGTGGAAGGGTGGTTCTCCATCAATGAACAAGCCTATtggtggaaaaagaaaaaaggaaaaagcggagggggaaaaagaaggggagggagggggaactaaaaggaagtgaaggatagaggagatgagaggtaaacataaatgactaaaataaagacaaatatgaTACAATGTGACTACCAAGTCAAGGTGGACCCAATACTTTCTTATATAGGTCTACACATGATGAGTTCCTCCATATATAACTATAATCTCATCCACATTTTTCTgcctacaaacacacattgaCTCCAAAATGACCTTACACTTCAATAgttcaatataaaaatacaattgtCTATTATTCCTGAAGTGATAATTcacagaaaaggagaaaagtcCATCTCATCAGAGGTTTCTACCGGTTTCATTACTCCACATGCACTGCAGTCACGTTTTGCAGATGATATTGTTCACTTACTTGAAGACCTCTTGGTCTGCAGTGATGCCAGCAGCCTGGGTGAGTTCAAACAGCTCAGCTTCTTCAGCACTGAGGactttcttcttcttgatgGCATATTTCTGGACGTTACTGGTGACCACCAGAGCAGGAGAGTCTGGAGCTGAGGGCAGCGACTGTTGAGGTTGTTGAGACATCAGTGATGGATTCACCTGATGAGGATAAATAAGGTAGATTAAATGAATCAGACTGGAGGAATGAGGCTGTGATGCTCCAACTGTTACCCGCCcacaatgaaaacatgaagGAACTTGTTTCTACCTCCTTTTATAAACATTACAAACACATAACGAACTAACTGATTAATATAACAAACCACTATTTCATTAAAACCACAAACACCTACCGTTAAATGAGCCCTGACGAGTTAACGGTAGTTAATTAACCACAACAACAGCTCCTTCTTCTTACTAGATAGAGCCAGGCGAGGCGCGCAGGAAATACGTCATGAATACAAGACAAACCGTGTTGCCCCATGGGACTTGTAGTcggcatacatttttttttttggcactgTGAATAAGCcaacataacagaatattgactgGAAGAAAGTTTGGTCCTTACCGCAAAAGTTCCTTCTAACAAAttgtttattctttatttattttgcacaatttaagacaatacaacataataaaaaaataaataaatgaataatatacagtgcaggaagaggcaaaaaaaaaaacactgggcttaactgaagcctccacctagagacaagattaatataaagaaataatatgactatataatagtgataacaaacaattaaggtaAAAGAGGTATCATTTAAGTTGATCCATagattctatccagtgaaacatttcttataaaagttaaagagtgacattAAATTGTTCCTTCTGTGAATCACATCttgaaacttgctctcatttattctggtcctgtaaatttacatgtgaattgtggaaagttgtcaataattttatacttgttaacattttctcagattttgcactgtaccaaagaaatattacatttggttgctatggttacagtgactaaagacagtaatgtattttttcttattaatctcattttaattctcgcgaagttccacattcacaagtgtaaattttccaaaaaacccactgggcttaactgaagcctccacctagagacaagattaatataaagaaataatatgactatataatagtgataacaaacaattaaggtaaaagaggtgtcatttaagttgatccacagattctatccagtgaaacatttcttacaaaggttaaagagtgacatagattaaattgttccttctgcgaatcacatcttgaaacttgctctcatttattctggtcctgtaaatttacatgtgaattgtggaaagatgtcaataattttatacttgttaacatttacTCAGATCTTGCACTGTACACTCTTAAGCCGAATAAATTGACTTTACTAGAAATTTGCGTGGAAACCGGTTGCACTGAACCATTTAAGTTTTTACATAATGTGAAACTAAACAGGTCAAGTTGAATCAACTTAGAACCTTAATTGCACGAGTAGATATAATTAAGCTAATGGCCCATGGGACTTGTGGTCGGcacaaatttatttttctgattttgtggtcttcttcatcttcttctttggtgtttattggcagtttggcaaaccatcttagaggtgcattaccgccaccatctgaactggagtgtggaacaggagcttgtgcagaaaaataaataaataataataataataaaaatttaaaaaaaaataataataataacaataataataatgaggaaaactctagagtcatttaactaaatcagtttctcttaaaaactgaataatttcacagtatatgttatctgctgtattccccaatagacctgacaatgaaataaaataaaataataataatactaatgatGAAAACTCGAGAttcgtttaactaaatcagtttctcttaaaaactgaataatttcacaggatatgttttctgctgtattccccaatagacctgacaatgaaataaaataaaataataataataaaaataatgaggaaaactctagattcgtttaactaaatcagtttctcttaaaaactgaataatttcacaggatatgttttctgctgtattccccaatagacctgacaatgaaataaaataaaataataataataaaataataataataatactaatgatgaaaactctagattcgttaactaaatcagtttctcttaaaaactgaataatttcacagtatatgttatctgctgtattccccaatagacctgacaaTGTGAAGTCCTGATGCTTTGCCTTCCTTAGTGACTGTAAAAGGTGATTCCTCTGCATACTGTAATTCCTGCAGTGTATAATAACGGCGTTACCGAGCGAAACCGGAAGTGCTTGCGGGATACTCCTCTCGCAATGCCGATAATGTAATATATGTCACATTATTGGCATCGTATTAACAAAATACAATTTGTGACATGATAATGAAGTTAGCTGTATTATTACGAGGAAATAAAAAACCCACAAAAGACAGAATGACGGTATTTGTATGCTAATAACAGCTTTACCGAGCGAAACCGGAAGTGCTTTGGGGATAGTCCTCTCGCACCTGCTCAGTCGTCCAACTATGGCCGCTGCTGCAGCAGGAATAAACAAGCAGATGGATCCTTGTATCCGACACGGCAGAGGAGCTCACGGGAACACGGTTAAGGTTGTTATAATGTCCTGATTGCTAGATTACGTTACGATCGAAGTGATTATGTTGTTAGTACGAAGAGTCGACAGCAGGAGACGAGCTTCATGTCTGCTGCTGATGAATGCTGCTGCGTTGGCGTCTAATGGATGCCAAACAGTCTGCTAGATTGTATAACAGCGACGTGTGCAAGTtgcattgtttgttttctttcataaTTAATGCAGCTGGATTAGTGCTAAATCACAGATCTGTGTGTGGCTGCAGCATGCAAACAGTTTATCATTGCTAGATAGCGTCACTAGCTGCCAtttgctgcagctcctctgtgTGGTAGCACACTGTGATGCAATCTGCTCCCTTAACTGTGTTTAACAGATATAAACACAGCATTTATttacctattatgcttattttcaggtgcatacttgtgttttgggttttactagaacatgtttacatgctttaatatttaaaaaacgctttactttttctcataccggctgtcctgcagcacctctttacaccctctgtctgaaccGCTCAGTTTGAAGGgggcaaatgtattacttggtgacatcactacgtcacggaagaaaaggcaggacttgaagccaggcgtttcaggcagttcaggagcagtgtttctctttCCTTTGGCGTTGACTTTggtctttgtaactttgcagaccttttacatgcacataaaacTCATAGAACACACTAAAGGGAAGAGAAAAAGCActaaagcataataggtcctttttaaagtgttttcttttctccacatctgttcagttttttttatacttttatatattttcccttttttcaaggttgttttcatatatgcaatttacagttcgtaattacaatagtttataaaccaatttttttaagtagatgagcttatagacaaactcattaagtacactagagaacaCAAcctcaacaaaaactgaaatgagTCAAGGTGACTGTGCAGCTCACTCTGAGATATCCAGTGACTCTTTGATTGATTCCCTCTGGCTCCCCTGTAAGAGCATCCTtcagcattaaaggtcccatattatgttcattttcaggattatacttttattttttgtttctactagaacatgtttacatgctttaatgttcaaaaaaacgtttattttcctcatactgtctgcctaaaTATACCTGCAttcccctctgtctgaaacgctctgttttagtgcatttcaacggaattgcgttgctaggcaacagcttgtggtccatgtttacttcctgtcagctgatgtcattcacacatacagtgCAACCAAgaaataaattgggacacatttagaatgtttacgtttaaaactgtgcaaagactctaaatattgtatatttgtgacatcacaaatggacagaaatcctgacagcttgtttcaaatgcagagtttatgaatacgggctgtgtgtatttccctgtggattgagcgtttcgatactttcacagttatttatatagaacttaagcctgctttataataaaaaaacatgaaaatctcacttttttataatatgggacctttaagtcacaTAAATTGTGAAATCAGTGCCAGATATTAAACATTTGATTGACaatttgaatttccctcgggctcaataaagttactatctatctatctatctatctatttctcCCCCTCCTGACTTCTCTCTGCAGCAGTGACTGTCACAGACAATGATTTTCTGTGAATTAATAAGTGTTATTATTCACCCCACAGGTGTTggagtgtggtgtgtgtgaggaCGTCTTCTCTCTCCAGGGGGACAAAGTCCCCCGTCTCCTGCTGTGTGGTCACACAGTGTGCCATGATTGTCTAACCAGGCTGCCCCTGCATGGTAGAGCGGTCCGCTGCCCCTTCGACAGACAGGTCACTGAGCTGAGTGAGTAAGAGGATTTCTGTTACCACGGCAACACACAAAATATAGTCAAAATCACCCCAAACCACGAGCATTACAGTGATATAACAGAAACAGAAGTATGCAGGCATATCTTGCCATGATGAAAAAGGATTATGTGAACCAATTTCTAATGCTTCAGGAATCCAGAGAACTAAAGTCTGACACACGTCAGGATTTGTAGTGCATCTTCCCTCGACTTGGCATAAAAATCCCAGAGCCAACATCTCATAACAACGTCCTTTCGTACTCTGAATCCATGGCAGAAACATCagttatttaaaacattaactTCCAACCAAAGTTGATTAAAAAGCccatatttgtctctctccagcTCACCTACTTTAATTCCAACCAATACTATTgtcattactattttataattACTTAACATTATGCttcaattcattttatttccttctttttaatttaaatctatgattttttttattatttctttatattttttttctctctttagtattattttatctaattttttttctcgttttttcgttttgccatgtctgcaaaaaaaaaagataaaaaaagatttggaaaAAAGCCCATATTTGTCCTGGAAAGATGTGTGTAGATGTGCCAAAAGTCCAAATGTCGGTTGAACAAAATAACAACTATAAAATCCTTACAGTAAACATATttaaagtgttttcttttctccacATCTGTTTAGGCGACTCTGGAGTTTGGGGTCTGAAGAAGAACTTTGCTCTGCTTGAGCTCCTGGAGCGACTCCAGAATGGAGCCAGCAACCAGATGGGGATGGCGGAGGACGCCCTGAAAGGAATGGGAGAAGTAAGAACACAGATATGTCAGATAGATGCATCACCCGTTTCATCTACCGCTCCCTTCACTCATACTCCTTCTTCTCATCTAGTGTATAATTCGCTGTGATGAGGACGAGAGCCACACGGCCTCCATGTACTGCACCGTGTGTGCCACCCACCTGTGTGCCGAGTGCTCCCAGCTCACCCACTCCACCCGCACGCTGGCCAAACACCGCCGGGTGCCGCTGGCTGACAAGCCTCACGAGAAGACCTTGTGCCCGCAGCATCAGGTCCACGCCATCGAGTTCGTCTGCCTGGAGGAGGCGTGTCAGTCTGGGCCTCTCATGTGCTGCGTGTGCAAGGAGTACGGCAAGCACCAGGGACACAAGGTAGATCAAGTTCCAGCCTTATTGTTTTAGATATCCTGATCCAGAGAGACACGCTCATGTTTTCCCCCCCGTCTTTCTTTTCAGCACGCTGTTCTTGAGACTGAAGCGAATCAGATCCGTGCATCCATTCTGGACATGGCCCACTGCATCCGCACCTTCACAGACGAAGTGTCCGAGTACTCCAGGAAGCTGGTGGGCATCGTGCAGCAGATAGAAGGCGGAGAGCAGATAGTCGAGGACGGCGTTGGCATGGCGCACACTGAACACGTAagatacgactttttttcatctaaaaCATGAGGGCTTTTTCTCCTGGTGTTTAATATCTTCTGTTTCTTTGTAAGGTCCCCGGCACGGCGGAGAGCGCGCGGTCATGCGTCCGAGCTTACTTCGCAGACCTCCACGAGACGCTGTGTCGGCAGGAGGAGATGGCGCTGAGCGTGGTGGACGCCCACGTCAGGGAGAGGCTGATCTGGCtgaggcagcagcaggaggacatgACCATCCTGCTGTCTCAGGTCTCCACCGCCTGCCTGCACTGCGAGAAGACTCTTCAACAGGTACGACAGACACCGAGTTCAATATATAAACTGGTGTTTGTAAGCCTCCAGTGTCAGGCTGATACAATCCAGTGATCTACAGTATGTTGCTTCTGTCCCGTTGCAGGACGACTGCAGAGTTGTGCTGGCAAAGCAGGAGATCAACTGTTTGTTGGAGACGCTTcagaagcagcagcaccagTTCACAGAGCTGGCGGATCACATTCAGCTCGATGCCGGCATCCCTGTCACATTCACTAAGGTACACTCTGTCCACACTCATAGATGCCTGCATTGATCAGCCAACACTTACAGTAAAGAGTTTGGGTTTGTTCCAACATGTAACGTAATGTGTTCTGGTTTCAGGACAACCGGGTCCACATCGGTCCGAAGATGGAGATCCGTGTTGTGACTCTCGGACTCGATGGAGCTGGAAAAACCACCATCCTCTTCAAGCTGAAACAAGACGAGTTCATGCAACCAATCCCGACCATCGGTACATTCATCTACACTGTAATCAGTTTATAATGAATCCACAAGAATACAAAGCTCCTGTTCTAatcaatatttcttttttttaaattaaggtTTCAATGTGGAGACGGTTGAATATAAGAACTTGAAATTCACCATCTGGGACGTGGGTGGAAAACATAAGCTCAGACCTCTCTGGAAACACTATTATCTCAACACTCAAGGTATCGTCTGGGCGCAGTTTTCTATTTACTTGATGCACATCAGAAATATACGGTATACAGATAGTGCCTTTAAGTGCATCTACTAAATACTGACTTACAGAGATGGTTTCTAACAGCGAACGGTGGAAGTTAAAGCCGTACCTctgttcttcctctctgttgtgCAGCGGTGGTGTTCGTGATCGACAGCTGCCACAGGGACCGACTGATGGAGGCTCACAGCGAGCTCGCCAAACTACTGACGGAGAAGGAGCTGAGAGACGCCTTGCTGCTCATCTTTGCAAACAAACAGGTAACTGGAGTAACACTGTGAACATAGCACGATGTTATTATTAGAGATGTTTCTGTTAAATATACAAGAAcggtaaacaatacaaatagtgcaaggaaataaatactgaataggACCAGAATGCATCTTGTCTTACCATACTTGGCCAGTGAAGCTGATATCTTGGCTCAGCCAGAGTTGATGATCAGTTTGCGTGTCTGCAGGACATTCCTGGCGTCGTGTCGGTGGAGGAGATGACAGAGCTGCTGAGCCTTCACAAGCTGTGCTGCGGGAGGAGCTGGCACATTCAGGGCTGCGACGCCCGCAGCGGGATGGGCCTCCACGAGGGGCTGGACTGGCTCTCCAGGCAGCTGGTGGCGGCCGGCGTCCTGGACGTCGCCTAACCGTAAAACATCTCTCCTAACAACTGAACCGACCGACCCCCCCGGCCTCTGAGCCCTGCTCTCCAAATATTAACTCTTTAAGACTGCGGCTTCGAGCCTGCCCTCCTCATCTTTCCTTCTTTGTGCACCAACGTGAGCAAAGAAAACTAAGATGTAAATACTTCACTGAATCAGAAAATGGAAACTACAAAACCACCCACCTTCAAGTTAAGACTACAAATCCCATCCTGCTTCATTTCTAAGGCAGCTTACGCGGTGTAACACTTTGCTTACTTTCTTTGTTCTAACCTTTTTTCCCAGAGTTTATCTGGCACCTCTAGCTAGCTGACTCACGT
This window contains:
- the mzt2b gene encoding mitotic-spindle organizing protein 2 isoform X1, with the protein product MSQQPQQSLPSAPDSPALVVTSNVQKYAIKKKKVLSAEEAELFELTQAAGITADQEVFKIIVDLLKMNVAPQAVFQTLKAMCAGQRVAESCGEASTVSHATSTSITTTAPPEAREEESLVSGKSPKPSAAAPSASGPRATRVNTKIVVYGPQDASSPHTQAVRSKAAASHSEKSREASSQRVQRQPSATRGTKTKSSGSSSSSSQINST
- the trim23 gene encoding E3 ubiquitin-protein ligase TRIM23 isoform X3; this translates as MAAAAAGINKQMDPCIRHGRGAHGNTVKVLECGVCEDVFSLQGDKVPRLLLCGHTVCHDCLTRLPLHGRAVRCPFDRQVTELSDSGVWGLKKNFALLELLERLQNGASNQMGMAEDALKGMGECIIRCDEDESHTASMYCTVCATHLCAECSQLTHSTRTLAKHRRVPLADKPHEKTLCPQHQVHAIEFVCLEEACQSGPLMCCVCKEYGKHQGHKHAVLETEANQIRASILDMAHCIRTFTDEVSEYSRKLVGIVQQIEGGEQIVEDGVGMAHTEHVPGTAESARSCVRAYFADLHETLCRQEEMALSVVDAHVRERLIWLRQQQEDMTILLSQVSTACLHCEKTLQQDDCRVVLAKQEINCLLETLQKQQHQFTELADHIQLDAGIPVTFTKDNRVHIGPKMEIRVVTLGLDGAGKTTILFKLKQDEFMQPIPTIGFNVETVEYKNLKFTIWDVGGKHKLRPLWKHYYLNTQAVVFVIDSCHRDRLMEAHSELAKLLTEKELRDALLLIFANKQFACLQDIPGVVSVEEMTELLSLHKLCCGRSWHIQGCDARSGMGLHEGLDWLSRQLVAAGVLDVA
- the mzt2b gene encoding mitotic-spindle organizing protein 2 isoform X3, with the protein product MSQQPQQSLPSAPDSPALVVTSNVQKYAIKKKKVLSAEEAELFELTQAAGITADQEVFKIIVDLLKMNVAPQAVFQTLKAMCAGQRVAESCGEASTVSHATSTSITTTAPPEARVRSKAAASHSEKSREASSQRVQRQPSATRGTKTKSSGSSSSSSQINST
- the trim23 gene encoding E3 ubiquitin-protein ligase TRIM23 isoform X2 produces the protein MAAAAAGINKQMDPCIRHGRGAHGNTVKVLECGVCEDVFSLQGDKVPRLLLCGHTVCHDCLTRLPLHGRAVRCPFDRQVTELSDSGVWGLKKNFALLELLERLQNGASNQMGMAEDALKGMGECIIRCDEDESHTASMYCTVCATHLCAECSQLTHSTRTLAKHRRVPLADKPHEKTLCPQHQVHAIEFVCLEEACQSGPLMCCVCKEYGKHQGHKHAVLETEANQIRASILDMAHCIRTFTDEVSEYSRKLVGIVQQIEGGEQIVEDGVGMAHTEHVPGTAESARSCVRAYFADLHETLCRQEEMALSVVDAHVRERLIWLRQQQEDMTILLSQVSTACLHCEKTLQQYVASVPLQDDCRVVLAKQEINCLLETLQKQQHQFTELADHIQLDAGIPVTFTKDNRVHIGPKMEIRVVTLGLDGAGKTTILFKLKQDEFMQPIPTIGFNVETVEYKNLKFTIWDVGGKHKLRPLWKHYYLNTQAVVFVIDSCHRDRLMEAHSELAKLLTEKELRDALLLIFANKQDIPGVVSVEEMTELLSLHKLCCGRSWHIQGCDARSGMGLHEGLDWLSRQLVAAGVLDVA
- the trim23 gene encoding E3 ubiquitin-protein ligase TRIM23 isoform X5 — its product is MRTRATRPPCTAPCVPPTCVPSAPSSPTPPARWPNTFVCLEEACQSGPLMCCVCKEYGKHQGHKHAVLETEANQIRASILDMAHCIRTFTDEVSEYSRKLVGIVQQIEGGEQIVEDGVGMAHTEHVPGTAESARSCVRAYFADLHETLCRQEEMALSVVDAHVRERLIWLRQQQEDMTILLSQVSTACLHCEKTLQQDDCRVVLAKQEINCLLETLQKQQHQFTELADHIQLDAGIPVTFTKDNRVHIGPKMEIRVVTLGLDGAGKTTILFKLKQDEFMQPIPTIGFNVETVEYKNLKFTIWDVGGKHKLRPLWKHYYLNTQAVVFVIDSCHRDRLMEAHSELAKLLTEKELRDALLLIFANKQDIPGVVSVEEMTELLSLHKLCCGRSWHIQGCDARSGMGLHEGLDWLSRQLVAAGVLDVA
- the trim23 gene encoding E3 ubiquitin-protein ligase TRIM23 isoform X4, with product MAAAAAGINKQMDPCIRHGRGAHGNTVKVLECGVCEDVFSLQGDKVPRLLLCGHTVCHDCLTRLPLHGRAVRCPFDRQVTELSDSGVWGLKKNFALLELLERLQNGASNQMGMAEDALKGMGECIIRCDEDESHTASMYCTVCATHLCAECSQLTHSTRTLAKHRRVPLADKPHEKTLCPQHQVHAIEFVCLEEACQSGPLMCCVCKEYGKHQGHKHAVLETEANQIRASILDMAHCIRTFTDEVSEYSRKLVGIVQQIEGGEQIVEDGVGMAHTEHVPGTAESARSCVRAYFADLHETLCRQEEMALSVVDAHVRERLIWLRQQQEDMTILLSQVSTACLHCEKTLQQDDCRVVLAKQEINCLLETLQKQQHQFTELADHIQLDAGIPVTFTKDNRVHIGPKMEIRVVTLGLDGAGKTTILFKLKQDEFMQPIPTIGFNVETVEYKNLKFTIWDVGGKHKLRPLWKHYYLNTQAVVFVIDSCHRDRLMEAHSELAKLLTEKELRDALLLIFANKQDIPGVVSVEEMTELLSLHKLCCGRSWHIQGCDARSGMGLHEGLDWLSRQLVAAGVLDVA
- the trim23 gene encoding E3 ubiquitin-protein ligase TRIM23 isoform X1; protein product: MAAAAAGINKQMDPCIRHGRGAHGNTVKVLECGVCEDVFSLQGDKVPRLLLCGHTVCHDCLTRLPLHGRAVRCPFDRQVTELSDSGVWGLKKNFALLELLERLQNGASNQMGMAEDALKGMGECIIRCDEDESHTASMYCTVCATHLCAECSQLTHSTRTLAKHRRVPLADKPHEKTLCPQHQVHAIEFVCLEEACQSGPLMCCVCKEYGKHQGHKHAVLETEANQIRASILDMAHCIRTFTDEVSEYSRKLVGIVQQIEGGEQIVEDGVGMAHTEHVPGTAESARSCVRAYFADLHETLCRQEEMALSVVDAHVRERLIWLRQQQEDMTILLSQVSTACLHCEKTLQQYVASVPLQDDCRVVLAKQEINCLLETLQKQQHQFTELADHIQLDAGIPVTFTKDNRVHIGPKMEIRVVTLGLDGAGKTTILFKLKQDEFMQPIPTIGFNVETVEYKNLKFTIWDVGGKHKLRPLWKHYYLNTQAVVFVIDSCHRDRLMEAHSELAKLLTEKELRDALLLIFANKQFACLQDIPGVVSVEEMTELLSLHKLCCGRSWHIQGCDARSGMGLHEGLDWLSRQLVAAGVLDVA
- the mzt2b gene encoding mitotic-spindle organizing protein 2 isoform X2, with amino-acid sequence MSQQPQQSLPSAPDSPALVVTSNVQKYAIKKKKVLSAEEAELFELTQAAGITADQEVFKIIVDLLKMNVAPQAVFQTLKAMCAGQRVAESCGEASTVSHATSTSITTTAPPEAREEESLVSGKSPKPSAAAPSASGPRATRVNTKIVVYGPQDASSPHTQVRSKAAASHSEKSREASSQRVQRQPSATRGTKTKSSGSSSSSSQINST